In Nostoc sphaeroides, the genomic window GCCTCTTTTGTTGCCAGTAGCCGATCCAAAGTCTCCAAAGCTGGGGCAATGTGCAGTTGAATTTTATCCGCCACTCCTGCTTGCTGCCAATAGCGCCGAGCGATCGCTGTAAATTCCTCACTCACATCACAGGCTACCACTTTACCGTCGCTAGGTAGCGCCAATGCCACCACCAGGGAACTATAACCTGTAAATACCCCAATATCCAAAGTTTTCTTAGCTCCCAACAACTGCACCAATAACGCCAAAAATTGCCCCTGTTCGGGAGCAATCTGCATTCTCCCTATTGGATACTGGGCTGTTTCTTGTCTCAGTTGGGTTAAAATCTCTGGTTCTCGCAAAGAGACTGATAGTAAGTAGTCATAGAGGTTTTGTTCGAGTCCTAATGTTTGAGTTGTCATAATATCGGGGATTGGGGATGAGTCTTTAATACTCGTAGATGAGTCTTTAATACTCGTGAACGAGTCTTTGATACTCGTGAACGAGTCTTTGATACTCGTGGATGAGTCTTTGATACTCGTGAACGAGTCTTTGATACTCGTGAACGAGTCTTTGATACTCGTGAACGAGTCTTTGATACTCGTGGATGAGTCTTTGATACTCGTGAATGAGTCTTTGATACTCGTGAATGAGTCTTTGATACTCGTGAATGAGTCTTTTTTACTCGTGGATGAGTCTTTGATACTCGTGAATGAGTCTTTGATACTCGTGGATGAGTCTTTGATACTCGTGGACGAGTCTTTGATACTCGCCAACAATTTTTTAGAAGTCAAAAATTATCTTTAAATGCAACTCGGTTTGATAAGCAAAGCGATGTCTACGACGGGCTGCGCCTACGCTCAGGATATTTATACCAATTTGAAAAAAGAATGCGACAAATAGACCATCTGTAGAGACGCGATTCATCGCGTCTTTACCCAAGGATGTGTTGCAATCATTAATTGAATTGGTATTAGATCATGCCAAACCTCAAAGAACATGATAACGCCTTGCGTAAAATCTAGATGTAGAAACGTACCACTGCTACGTCTCTACAAAGATTTTGGTATTATGCAAAATCATTTTCATACATGGAATCAGCAACGCCTCTTTCCCACTCCCCACTCTCCACTCCCCACTCCCTGTCTACACAAATAATTTCAAAAATCAAAGCGGACTGTTATAGATTGTAATTATTGTGCCAAAAGTGTAGTTTACCGCACTTCGACAGGCTCAGTGACCACCGTAGGCATCGCACAGACATTCTATATATGTAGAGATATTGCATACCAACCCTTTGTTTGAGTTACTTGCCTAAACCCTTCTAGAATAAAAACTATTGTAGGAAAATTTTATTACTAAACTTGCTTGTATTCTGGGAGGTATGATGAGCCGTCCAATAATTCTTGGTATTGTAGGCGACAGCGCAGCTGGGAAAACAACACTAACGCGAGGAATCGCCCAGGTACTCGGCCCAGAAAATGTTACGCTGATATGCACAGATGATTATCACCGTTACGATCGCCAACAGCGTGCAGATATTGGCATCACCGCTCTCCACCCGGACTGCAACCACTTAGATATAATGCAGCAACACCTGTCGTTGCTACGCACAGGACAGCCAATTCTTAAACCAGTTTACAGCCATAAAACCGGCACATTCGAGCCACCGCAGTATATCAAGCCCAATAAATTCGTGATTATTGAGGGATTACTCGGTTATTCTACTCGTGCTGCTCGTGATTCTTACGACGTGAAAGTTTACCTTGCACCTCCTGAAGAACTACGCACTAAGTGGAAAGTTAAACGGGATACCCAAAAGCGCGGCTACACAGATGAACAGGTATTAGCAGAATTAGAAAAACGCGAACCAGATTCAGCACAATTTATTCGTCCGCAACGGCAATGGTCTGATATAGTAATTAGTTTCTACCCACCCATCGGGGAAGATGATGAAACCAATGGACATTTAAATGTGCGTTTGGTACTACGTCCGACAATTCCCCACCCAGATTTTACCCAGATTATCAACTCTGGCTATGGTGATTCTGAATCAGCAATCCGCCTGGGACTAGACAGAGATATGAGTAAGCCGGTGGATGTCTTAGAAGTTGATGGTCATGCAACCTTAGAACAGGTGAATAAGCTAGAGCATATTATTTGTTCTGATATGCCCCATTTACGAAGTATTTGCGATCGCGAAAGTAATCCCGAACTGGGTAAAATTGCTGGTACAACTGGAGAAACACTGCAAAGTTACCCCTTGGCTTTGACTCAGTTAATAATTACCTACCACATGCTCAAAGCAACGCAAATTTATCAATAACTGGGATAGGGAGTGGGGAATGGGGAGTGGGGAGTAGGGAATTAGGAAATTTAGCTGTTCCCTCAGCGATTTCTTGTTTAGCAGGCTGTACAGCAGCTATAAGCTTTTGTTGCGTTCTTTGGAAAGGCACTTTGCAAACGGCTAAATGGTTGAGTAATGTACAGAAATAGAGAAAATTTCCTAAAATTAAAGATTTTCTCAAATAAAGATGATTTTGAGAGCAAACAAGGGATAAATAAAGATAGTTCCATCTTTGATGACTATTCTCTGAGTTTTCTATGACCTATTGCCTCAGAATTGCCGACCTACCTACAAATGAGCGTCCGCGTGAGCGATTAATGACGCATGGTGCCAAAATTTTAGCCACAGCAGAATTAATCGCAATTCTTCTAGGCACCGGTCAAGGCCCAGGAAAACTATCGGCTGTGGGTTTGGGACAATATATTTTGAGCGAATTAGGCAAACACCAACGCGATCCTTTGGCAGTTATGCGAGAAGTTAGCCCTGCTGAGTTGATGCAAATTTCTGGTGTTGGCCCAGCCAAGGCGACAAGTATCTTAGCAGCAATTGAATTGGGTAAACGCGCCTTTCAATCCCGCCCCAACGATGGCACATTAATTGATAGTCCACTTGCTGCTGCTGCTACCCTCAGTCAAGATTTGATGTGGCAAATACAAGAACGTTTTGCAGTGGTGCTATTAGATGTTAAGAATCGCTTATTGGGTACGCAAGTGATTACTATTGGCACAGCAACCGAAACCCTAGCCTCTCCCCGTGATATTTTTCGGGAAGTTATTCGTCAAGGTGCAACGCGGGTAATAGTTGCCCACAACCATCCTTCTGGAAACCTTGAACCCAGCCAGGAAGATATAGAATTGACGCGTCAGTTGTTAGTAGGGGCGCAGCTTTTGGGCATTCCGGTACTAGATCATCTGATTTTGGGCAATGGCAATCACCAAAGTTTACGGGAAATAACAACCTTGTGGGATGAGCATCCGCAGGGGGATTAAACCAATTCGCTTTTTCGCCCATTCGCAATTCGCAATTACGTTATTTAGTCATCCAGGGGGTAAAAGCACACTTACACCAGTCCAACTAGCATAGCGAAGCAACATGGCACCCAGTAGTGACTCAACAACTCAAGGACTGGCTAAATCACGATTAAATGGCTTATCAAAGAATGATGAACTGATGTTGCTTTGCATTAGCTTAATTCTGGAAAATATGCTGAGGCTTAATAGTCTTAACTTAAAGTAATATTTCAGTTTAGTAGTTATACTGTGTATTATGTTTAAGCCTTTTTCATTTGCTTTAGTTGCAGCAAGCATTGTAGTTGCATCAATCAATAATCCCAGCAATACTTTAGCTGGAACTTGTGCTTCTAAGTGTGGTTCTCGCCCAATTCAGTTTACACCTGGGCAACACATCAGAGTTGAAGTCGTAAATAGCACACCAAACCTGATTAAAATCCAAAAACCCTCTGGGACTGGTGCAATTTCTTTGAGTCCAGGGCAGAAATTAAATTTAGAACAAATAGAGGGTACAGATCCAAATACATCTTTGATATTTTGGAGTGAAAAGGGTTTGTCACTACAAGCAATTGTATCGAAACTTAACTTTGGCACATTGCGGCTGGAACTCCGTCCGACTTGGCGCTCTCCAGGCGATCGCTCGTTATATATTATGGATGATGGTAGAATCAACGTGTTTTAACAGAAATGTTAAAAGTTATGAGTTATGAGTTATGAGTTATGAGTTAAGAAATAACTTTTAATTAAAAACTTCTAACTCCTAACTCCTAATTTCCAACTTCTAACTCCTAATTTCTAACTCCTAATTTCTAACTCCTAATTTCTAACTCCTAATTTCTAACTCCTAACTCCTAACTCCTAACTCCTAATTTCTAACTTGTACTGTGCTAGACCGACCTATATCTGAGCTATCAAAACCTACCAGGCGCTTACCCGATCAGCGCTGGCAAATTTATCCACAAAAACCAGAATTTGCCCAAAATCTGGCAGCTTTGACAAACATTTCACCCATTGTCAGCCAGTTGTTGATTAATCGGGGTATGGAAACCCCAGAACAGGTACAAGCATTTTTAAATCCAGAGTCCTTAGTTTTACCTTCGCCGTTAGAAGATTTCCCAGATTTGGCGATTAGTTTAGAGTTATTGCAAAATGCGATCGCTTCTCAAACAAAAATTGCTATTTGTGGTGATTATGATGCTGATGGGATGACCAGCACGGCTCTACTTTTGCGTAGTCTCCGCACTTTAGGCGCACAAGTAGATTATGCTATTCCCAGCCGGATGCACGAAGGTTACGGTATTAATAAACGCATAGTTGAAGAATTTCACAGCGAAGGTGTAGGGCTAATTCTCACTGTAGATAATGGCATCTCTGCGTTTGAACCAGTTGCTAGAGCTAGAGAACTTGGTGTTGCAGTGATTATCACCGACCATCATGATATACCTCAAAAATTACCGCCAGCTAACGCTATTCTCAACCCTAAACTAATAGCTGAATCCTCACCTTATCGGGGTGTTGCTGGTGTTGGTGTCGCCTACATTTTGGCAGTGTCTCTAGCGCAACAGCTAGGAGAGACTAAGGGCTTGATTCAGCCGATGCTAGCACTATTTACACTGGGAACGATCGCAGATTTGGCCCCCTTAACTGGTGTAAATCGCCGTTGGGTGAAACGTGGTTTACAGCATTTACCCAAGTCAAACTTACCCGGAGTGCAGGCGTTAATTCAGGTAGGCGGCGTACAGGCGAGGGGAGATGAGGGAGCAGAAGAGAAAATCGCCAATCCAAAAGCCAAAATCCAAAATCCAAAATCGCTAAAGCCTGAAGATATCGGTTTTCGCCTGGGGCCACGAATTAATGCTATTGGTCGAATTGGTAATCCCCAGACTGTGATTGAATTGCTGACTACAGATGATATGGGGGTGGCGCTAGAAAGAGCAATGCAATGCGAACAAATAAATGCCAGTCGCCAAGAGATGTGTCAGCAAATTGAACAAGAAGCGATCGCTTATGTAGAGACGCAATATATCGCGTCTTTACAAGATGACCGTGTATTAATTGTTGTTCAACCCAATTGGCATCATGGCGTTATTGGGATTGTCGCCTCCCGCCTGGTGGAACGCTACGGCGTTCCCGTGTTCATCGGGACTTATGAGGATGAGGGACATATACGTGGTTCTGCACGCTCAATTCCAGAGTTTCATGTGTTTGAAGCTTTGGAATATTGTCATGATTTACTAGGGAAATTTGGTGGACACAAAGCAGCCGGGGGATTCTCTCTACCCGCAGATAATTTAGAGATGGTGCGATCGCGTTTGATTGAGTTTGCTAACCAGTGTCTTGAACCCCAACATCTCAAGCCTCTGCTCAAAATTGATGCCGAAGTCAACCTCAATCACATCAATCAGCAGCTTTATCAACAGCTTAATGCTCTGCACCCCTGCGGTATGGACAACCCCGATCCAGTTTTCTGGACACCTAATGTTCAAGTGGTTGAGCAAAAAATCGTCGGTAAGGGCCACATTAAGCTGACAATTGCCCAAAATGTCGATAATCAAGAGTATAAAATTAAAGCGATCGCTTGGCGTTGGGGCGACTATTTCCGCTTACCACCGCGAGTGGATGTAGCTTACAAACTACGAGAAAATTACTTTAACGGTAACACCACCATTGAGCTAGAGTTAATAGGTGTCAGATTGCCAATTCAGCTTCAACAATATTTTGCTTCGCCACCTACCCCGTCAAGCACAACTTTTGAATACAACCAGCGACAGTATACTTGTGGTTTCTATAAAAACGGTATTGAAGCAGAATTAAGAATTAAAAACTCTGAAGGCAAAGTTTTAGCTATGCAGCCAGGACATATAATTGGTTTGCTAGGAATTAATCGGCAAAACGCCAAAGAAGTTGATATTTCTCAACCACAGTATGACAGTATTATTCAAGCTGCCCTTCAGGCGTTATCAGTTAAGAGTTAAGAGTTAGGAGTTAGGAGTTAGGAGTTATTAATTAACTTATCGTAAATTAAAGGGTTTAAGACCCCTACATTTACATGTAGCATCAGTTTCAGTCCTTAAAAAGCAGGACGCTAAGTGTAGCTTGCTTCCCCGTAGGGGAAGACAGGTCTTACAGTGAGTTTACCGAACTGCTCAAGAACCATCGGGGTTTAAATCCCCATCTGAAATGTCTTTGATTTTGAATTTTGAATTATTAACACTTGTGACTATGACACTGTGAGTGCTGATTTATGAGTTATGAGTTATGAGTTGAGAATAAAATTTAATTCCTCACTCCTAACTCCTCACTCCTAACTCTGAATCAGCACTCATAACTCTTATAAGTTGCCGTTGCGAAATGCCAGCAAAAAGATTACCACTGGCCCAGCAATCACAATTAGCCCCACGGACAGCAATTGGAAAATTACTTCCCAATTAATACTGGTAAAAGCGTTAAACAAAGCGTCCATTTTTCCTTTCTCCTCCCAATTGTCTTAAAAAATTCAATAACTTAATTACAAAACCCGAAATTGATCATATCTGGCTATGGCCTGCTAGATTTAATTTACTTAACAAAATTATAAGAAAAGACATAAAAACGTAAAATGAGGGAATGGGGCATTGGGTATTGGGCATTGGGAAAGACTTGTTGCAACTTCTCACCTCTTGTCCCATTGTCTCCCACTCCTAACTCCTAACTCCTACTCCCCAATTCCTACTCCCCAATATAAAATGTCAACTTGGCAATGTGTAAAACAATGTGGAGCCTGCTGTAATCTTGATCCAGCAGATCGTCCAGATTTGGATGAGTACCTCTCTCCACCAGAACTAGAACTCTACCTCAGCATGGTAGGCGAAGGCGGATGGTGCGTTAATTTCGACCATACCACGCGAGAATGTCGCATCTACCAAAATCGTCCGCGCTTCTGCCGTGTGGAATCAGAAGTGTTTCAAGATATGTATGGGGTTGAACCAGAAGAAGTTAACGATTTTGCTATCGACTGCTGTCGCCAGCAAATAGAAGGAGTATACGGCGATCGCAGTCTGGAAATACTACGCTTCAATAAAGCTGTTGGGCTGTGAACTCCCACTCCTGGTTTTAGTATCTGGAGTTGCAATTTATTACAACAATCTGAGAATATGATAGAAATATGAAAACAACCTCGCAACAAAACTATTGCCTGTGAAACTTGATTCTGCTCCTTTGGACATTTCTGGCATATCTCAGACTGA contains:
- the recJ gene encoding single-stranded-DNA-specific exonuclease RecJ, whose amino-acid sequence is MLDRPISELSKPTRRLPDQRWQIYPQKPEFAQNLAALTNISPIVSQLLINRGMETPEQVQAFLNPESLVLPSPLEDFPDLAISLELLQNAIASQTKIAICGDYDADGMTSTALLLRSLRTLGAQVDYAIPSRMHEGYGINKRIVEEFHSEGVGLILTVDNGISAFEPVARARELGVAVIITDHHDIPQKLPPANAILNPKLIAESSPYRGVAGVGVAYILAVSLAQQLGETKGLIQPMLALFTLGTIADLAPLTGVNRRWVKRGLQHLPKSNLPGVQALIQVGGVQARGDEGAEEKIANPKAKIQNPKSLKPEDIGFRLGPRINAIGRIGNPQTVIELLTTDDMGVALERAMQCEQINASRQEMCQQIEQEAIAYVETQYIASLQDDRVLIVVQPNWHHGVIGIVASRLVERYGVPVFIGTYEDEGHIRGSARSIPEFHVFEALEYCHDLLGKFGGHKAAGGFSLPADNLEMVRSRLIEFANQCLEPQHLKPLLKIDAEVNLNHINQQLYQQLNALHPCGMDNPDPVFWTPNVQVVEQKIVGKGHIKLTIAQNVDNQEYKIKAIAWRWGDYFRLPPRVDVAYKLRENYFNGNTTIELELIGVRLPIQLQQYFASPPTPSSTTFEYNQRQYTCGFYKNGIEAELRIKNSEGKVLAMQPGHIIGLLGINRQNAKEVDISQPQYDSIIQAALQALSVKS
- the psb30 gene encoding photosystem II reaction center protein Ycf12/Psb30: MDALFNAFTSINWEVIFQLLSVGLIVIAGPVVIFLLAFRNGNL
- a CDS encoding class I SAM-dependent methyltransferase produces the protein MTTQTLGLEQNLYDYLLSVSLREPEILTQLRQETAQYPIGRMQIAPEQGQFLALLVQLLGAKKTLDIGVFTGYSSLVVALALPSDGKVVACDVSEEFTAIARRYWQQAGVADKIQLHIAPALETLDRLLATKEAETFDFAFIDADKSNYDGYYERSLQLVRPGGLIAIDNVLWSGKVADPEVQDNRTKKIRAFNQKLHQDQRVSLSLVAIADGLTLALKK
- the radC gene encoding RadC family protein; the encoded protein is MTYCLRIADLPTNERPRERLMTHGAKILATAELIAILLGTGQGPGKLSAVGLGQYILSELGKHQRDPLAVMREVSPAELMQISGVGPAKATSILAAIELGKRAFQSRPNDGTLIDSPLAAAATLSQDLMWQIQERFAVVLLDVKNRLLGTQVITIGTATETLASPRDIFREVIRQGATRVIVAHNHPSGNLEPSQEDIELTRQLLVGAQLLGIPVLDHLILGNGNHQSLREITTLWDEHPQGD
- a CDS encoding phosphoribulokinase, which translates into the protein MSRPIILGIVGDSAAGKTTLTRGIAQVLGPENVTLICTDDYHRYDRQQRADIGITALHPDCNHLDIMQQHLSLLRTGQPILKPVYSHKTGTFEPPQYIKPNKFVIIEGLLGYSTRAARDSYDVKVYLAPPEELRTKWKVKRDTQKRGYTDEQVLAELEKREPDSAQFIRPQRQWSDIVISFYPPIGEDDETNGHLNVRLVLRPTIPHPDFTQIINSGYGDSESAIRLGLDRDMSKPVDVLEVDGHATLEQVNKLEHIICSDMPHLRSICDRESNPELGKIAGTTGETLQSYPLALTQLIITYHMLKATQIYQ
- a CDS encoding YkgJ family cysteine cluster protein: MSTWQCVKQCGACCNLDPADRPDLDEYLSPPELELYLSMVGEGGWCVNFDHTTRECRIYQNRPRFCRVESEVFQDMYGVEPEEVNDFAIDCCRQQIEGVYGDRSLEILRFNKAVGL